The following is a genomic window from Longimicrobiaceae bacterium.
CGCTGAGGCCCGCCGCGGCTGGCACGGTCCCTGCCCCCCCGGGGCGCGGACCGAACCCTGACCGGAGGGCGTATGCTGATCCAGGAAGTCGAGACGAACCTCTCCCCCGCGGAGGTGATCGAGCAGGCCCGCTCCTTCTTCTCGATGCAGTTCTCCCCCTACGGGGCCTTCGAGGTGGATTCGAGCGACTCGCACATCCGTCTCCGGACGGAGGCGGCCGACGTGAGCATCGGGGTGGGGACGCGGGACGGCAAGACGGTGGTCCGCGGCTCCAGCTCGCGGATGCACCACGAGGTGTCGCAGTTCTTCGTGACGCTCGCCCCGCCGGAGGAGGTGCGGCAGAACCTGCCGGGGCCGGGCGCTTCCGGCGCGGGGTGACGCCCGGCGCCTCCGAACCTGCGTGGGAGGGCGGGGTAGCAGGGGGTTCCTGCTGCCCCGCTTTCTCTTGCGCTCCGGCCCATGACCGTCCGCTCCCTCTTTTTCGCCACCTACCGCGACCTGGCCGGCGCCGAGGAGCTGGAGGTGGAGCTCCCCGCCGCCGCGACGGTGCGCGACCTGGTCCGCGAGCTGCGCGCCGCCCGGCCGGGCCTCGCCGCGCTCCCGGACTCTCCCGCCGTCGCCGTGAACCTGGAGTACGCCCCGCTCTCCACGCCGCTGAGCGACGGGGACGAGGTCGCCTTCATCCCGCCGGTGGCCGGAGGGTGACGGTGTCGGCGACCCGGTTCCACGTCACCCGCGACCCGATCGACGCCGCGGCGCTCCTCCGGGACACGGTGGCTCCCTCGGACGGCGCGGCGCTCCTCTTCTGGGGCGTCGTCCGCAACGAGCACGGGGGGCGGCCGGTGAGCCACCTGGAGTACGAGGCGTACGCCCCCATGGCCGAGGCGAAGCTCCGCGAGATCGCCGCCGAGGCGCGGGAGCGGTGGGGGACGGGGGAGATCGCGGTGGTGCACCGGGTGGGACGGCTGGAGGTGGGGGAGGCGAGCGTCGCCATCGTCGTGGCTTCGCCCCACCGCGCGGAGGCGTACGAGGCGTCGCGCTACGTGATCGAGGAGCTGAAGCGGCGCGTCCCCGTCTGGAAGCGGGAGGGGTACGTGGACGGAGACTCGGAGTGGGTGCCGGGCTTCACCCCGCAGGTGGAGGAGGGGGCACGGTGAGCGGGCCGCTGGTGCAGATCGGGGGGACCACCCCTCCGGCGGAGCGGCGCGAGGTCCCGGAGGCCGGCCCCATGCGGGACGGCTTCGGGCGGCGCATCGAGTACCTGCGCATCTCCGTGACGGACAAGTGCAACCTCCGCTGCGTCTACTGCATGCCGGAGGAGGGGCTGCCCTGGCTCCGGCGCGAGGAGATCCTGCGCTACGAGGAGATCGCGGAGCTGGTGCGGGTCATGGCGGGGATGGGGCTGCGGCGGGTGCGGCTGACCGGGGGCGAGCCGCTGGTGAGGCGCGACCTCCCCGAGCTGGTGCGGCTGATCCGCGCGGTCCCGGAGATCG
Proteins encoded in this region:
- the moaD gene encoding molybdopterin converting factor subunit 1, whose translation is MTVRSLFFATYRDLAGAEELEVELPAAATVRDLVRELRAARPGLAALPDSPAVAVNLEYAPLSTPLSDGDEVAFIPPVAGG
- a CDS encoding molybdenum cofactor biosynthesis protein MoaE, whose translation is MSATRFHVTRDPIDAAALLRDTVAPSDGAALLFWGVVRNEHGGRPVSHLEYEAYAPMAEAKLREIAAEARERWGTGEIAVVHRVGRLEVGEASVAIVVASPHRAEAYEASRYVIEELKRRVPVWKREGYVDGDSEWVPGFTPQVEEGAR